One genomic segment of Synechocystis sp. LKSZ1 includes these proteins:
- a CDS encoding metal ABC transporter ATP-binding protein: protein MDEVITLDNVWAGYGPTPVLEAINLRVQALDFLGLIGPNGGGKTTLLKVLLGLIPPQRGHVSILGYPVQQGRRYLGYVPQVLEFDRDFPVRVREVVRMGRLGKRRLFRPYSSQDEAMVQHCLAQVGLEGLADRPIGALSGGQRQRVYIARALASEPRILLLDEPTANVDSKVQYGIYELLKDLNQFITIVMISHDLGAVSRYVKTVGCLNRRLHYHNDCRITPQMIEQTYQCPVDLIAHGVPHRVFPDHANDCPHD, encoded by the coding sequence ATGGATGAAGTAATTACCCTTGATAATGTTTGGGCTGGCTATGGCCCGACGCCTGTTTTAGAAGCCATTAATTTACGGGTGCAGGCCTTAGATTTTCTTGGCCTGATCGGCCCCAACGGCGGCGGTAAAACCACTCTGCTGAAGGTCCTGCTAGGCCTAATTCCCCCTCAACGGGGCCACGTGAGTATCCTGGGCTATCCCGTCCAACAGGGGCGGCGCTACCTGGGTTATGTGCCCCAAGTGCTGGAATTTGACCGCGATTTTCCCGTCCGAGTCCGGGAGGTGGTGCGCATGGGCCGTCTCGGCAAGCGCCGGCTGTTTCGTCCCTACTCTTCCCAGGACGAAGCTATGGTTCAGCATTGTTTGGCCCAAGTTGGCCTAGAAGGCCTGGCAGATCGGCCGATTGGAGCGTTGTCGGGGGGCCAACGACAGCGGGTTTACATCGCTCGGGCCCTGGCCTCGGAACCCCGCATTCTGTTGCTTGATGAGCCGACAGCCAACGTTGATAGCAAGGTGCAGTACGGTATTTACGAACTTCTGAAAGATCTGAATCAATTCATCACCATTGTCATGATCTCCCACGACCTGGGGGCCGTTTCCCGCTACGTCAAAACCGTGGGTTGCCTCAATCGCCGACTGCACTACCACAATGACTGCCGGATCACCCCCCAAATGATCGAACAAACCTATCAGTGCCCTGTGGATCTCATTGCCCACGGGGTTCCCCACCGAGTTTTCCCTGACCATGCCAACGATTGCCCCCATGATTAA
- the rsmA gene encoding 16S rRNA (adenine(1518)-N(6)/adenine(1519)-N(6))-dimethyltransferase RsmA produces the protein MKIQPRKRFGQHWLKSPTSLAQIVTAANLQPTDHVLEIGPGLGVLTQELVNHAASVVAVELDRDLCQTLVQRFGQQENFLLLQGDFLALDLAELLQDFPKFKPLNKVVANIPYNITGPILEKLLGAMGAPQIPAYDSIVLLMQKEVAERLVAEPKTKAYSALSVRMQYLAHCEWIAAVPRQAFSPPPQVESAVVRLTPRPYPAPPHNPRLLGQLVKLGFANRRKMLRNNFKGLLSSEVLTGMLTQLALPAEVRAEEIGLAQWIDLCNRLETCLTPPS, from the coding sequence ATGAAAATTCAGCCCCGTAAGCGTTTTGGCCAACATTGGCTCAAGAGTCCAACGAGTTTGGCCCAAATTGTGACAGCGGCCAACCTCCAGCCCACGGATCATGTCTTGGAAATTGGCCCTGGCCTGGGGGTGCTTACCCAAGAACTAGTGAACCATGCGGCTTCCGTCGTGGCGGTGGAGCTAGACCGAGATTTATGCCAAACCCTTGTCCAACGCTTTGGTCAACAGGAAAACTTTCTCTTGCTCCAGGGGGATTTCCTGGCCCTGGATTTGGCCGAACTCCTCCAGGACTTTCCCAAATTTAAACCCTTGAATAAAGTGGTGGCTAACATTCCCTACAACATCACCGGGCCAATTTTAGAAAAATTGCTGGGGGCCATGGGAGCGCCCCAAATTCCCGCCTACGACAGCATTGTCCTCCTGATGCAAAAGGAAGTGGCCGAACGCCTGGTCGCAGAACCCAAAACCAAGGCCTACAGCGCCTTGTCGGTTCGTATGCAATACTTGGCCCACTGTGAATGGATCGCTGCGGTTCCCCGTCAGGCCTTCTCGCCCCCACCGCAGGTGGAATCGGCCGTGGTGCGTTTAACCCCGCGTCCCTATCCGGCCCCACCCCATAATCCTCGTCTTTTGGGCCAACTGGTTAAATTAGGGTTTGCCAATCGCCGTAAAATGTTACGCAACAACTTTAAAGGCTTACTCTCCAGCGAGGTCTTAACCGGGATGCTAACGCAATTGGCCCTCCCCGCCGAAGTCCGAGCCGAAGAAATTGGATTGGCCCAATGGATCGACCTGTGTAATCGTCTAGAAACGTGCCTCACTCCCCCAAGCTAA